One Sodalinema gerasimenkoae IPPAS B-353 DNA segment encodes these proteins:
- a CDS encoding potassium channel family protein: MHRAFRQMLLGGVVFVCTIAFAVMGYVLLGWEWIDAIYMVIITIFGVGYSEVNPLESTTEKVFTIIVIIAGTSSAVYIVGGFNEAHPTCLGRGGGIGANLRLYY; the protein is encoded by the coding sequence ATGCACCGTGCTTTTAGACAGATGCTCCTAGGCGGCGTTGTCTTTGTTTGCACGATCGCCTTCGCTGTGATGGGCTATGTCCTCCTGGGCTGGGAGTGGATTGATGCGATTTATATGGTGATCATCACCATTTTTGGGGTGGGTTACAGCGAAGTGAACCCCCTTGAGTCCACCACGGAAAAAGTTTTTACGATCATTGTTATCATCGCCGGAACCTCATCGGCTGTTTACATCGTGGGAGGATTTAATGAAGCTCACCCCACCTGCCTTGGGCGAGGTGGGGGTATCGGTGCTAACCTGAGACTATATTATTAG